Below is a genomic region from Cydia strobilella chromosome 24, ilCydStro3.1, whole genome shotgun sequence.
TAAAGTTTTATTAGTCTGATCTGGTTCTTttatataagcaaagatagatataactccgtaatagatggatacagtctaaggaaaaaacgtgcctcgaaaatcaagaaaatttgattctcgttcagagggcgctactagttttggcctacagtcgtatagatggcgttgacggtttcgtttgttatttaacaattttaacgcatatcagtgaaagaacatgggtcaaaatcataaaaataattaatgcaaataaaaaaaatcatttatctatatttaaatacattctatcgtatttttactatgacagtaccgctctagtataagttactcgatgatataagtatacctaattatattacTTAAGATGAAattggaggacccgcgcgaaatcgccttttcatagaaacgtagtcctcattttcctctctgaatattaacattattgaaaatattttgacacaatttgttctactatttgattttttttcaaatttttaattattataagagcatTTTAGAATCtgtatgaaaaaaatcaaaaaaaagtcaaacgtaacgtaacatacataaaattatgtagaaatattttccataatgtcaatatccagagaggaaaatggggactacattaATATGGAGAAGCGTCCCTTTCCCCTTAAGTtaagaaatacaaaaaatcataaatttacTAGTAGTCACAATGTCAACGACAGTGTAAGGATTAAAACTACCTACAGTTGACACTCAAATTACCATTCATTGGCACACCTATTTTTTGCTGTCACTAGtaataatatttgaaatataataTGACAAATGTACTAGTAATtgaataggtatatatgttttaCACAATTACCTAAAGCTTTTTGTTAAGAGACACTAACGCGTCGCCGagaagccgctcccatacaatccaAGTTACATTcacatttggggcattttctatgaaaagggaccttattgtcgatggcgcttacgccattataaacgatgctccgatataaatacaatgccacgcgacgctgtgcggcgtaagcgccatcgacaataaggtcccttttcatagaaaatgccccattttaaaactacatgcataaattacatgaaaattaACGTAACATACCTATAGagtttgttaccaaaacgactattattttcgtagtcgacatctagcgtcaagtagcggaattatcagtactgctactcgacaatagatgtcgcgacgaacggaaagtctaatgctcaacgattttcagctaatattataaccggatctctgaaatataaattgttgagcaatacacttcaTCAGTGcgtattgcgtctcacattttgcttaagaGAGTGAGACGTAATGACAATGGACAAACAAATTGGATAGGTGATAAGGTGGAATTGGATTTAGAATACAATCCTAATATGgggaattttctatgaaaagggaccttattgtcgatggcgcttacgccgcacagcgtcgcgcggcattgtgtttatatcggagcatcgtttataatggtgttaagcgccatcgacacgacaataaggtcccattttatagaaaataccacatattatccTAAACTCGATCCACCAGCGCCAAAACAATTGTAACGACGCCGActacaaaaatattgatttacaGTAGATTTCATAGTAAAATTATTAGTGCAAAGAGACCGTATCATGATTTGTTACATCATAACAGTGTACTAACACACCGTTAGTCAGTTCACGCTAGgcacagcgacatctagcggggAATTTGGTCAACGTTCTCAATAATTTCGATTCTTTTTCTtgatacattttaattaatttaagttaatttgttGATACATTTTTTACATGAATATAGGATCTACTGGATAAAACATGGAGGGTGGGgagaaatgaccgaacggggtAGCcttaccaaagagaattaagaagacatagtgcttaactccatacatcagttctGTTAccaaagactattattttcgtagtcgacatctagcgtcaagtagcggaattatcagtactgctactcgacactagatgtgtGAGCTCTCTACGTCTACTTAACCCTTCgaatgccttgtcccgtatacgtcacagacaatttgaactttaatgtaCAATTTCAAGGTTATGAATTcggtagcaaatttttgacactgGCGTTCGAGGGTTTAATTCTCCTTGCCTaaatctatgtctggtactagttttcgttgctaaaaacgAACATTATTACCAGacagatatacatacataaaaaataagtgcattcccgttaccagggaaGTTTtgcgattatactgagcaactttaactatgggaccaaccccgaaatcgcgaaaaaaaatttggctgtttcatacattttggctggtccattttttatgggtgggtaaatttgtttttcgcgatttcgtggttggtcccatagtaaaagttgctcagtataatcccaagtcctccctggcaacggaaatgcacttattttttagccaccgtgtatgttacttgaatgtcaaatttcatgttagtTCTGAATGTCGTTTTAATATGAGAGCGTTACtccgattgtatggcggcgggcGTCGGCTAGGATCGTGGGACTCGAGTCCGcaacaagctcggccgaatttcaccttcccatacaaacgtagttccgctctcattttaaaactacgtgttggattgtaatgaaactttgcacatacaacgacatgaggtatatctaggtctgtaattagttaataaaactccagtttataaaacaaacgaaaatagagcaaaaacaagttttgtatgaaaaacttaaattcgccattttttaaactatctgaaactacataaactaattacagacatagatataccttatcgtgttgtaagtacaaagtttcagagaaatctagccagtcgttttaaaatgagagcggaactacgtttgtatggagaaccgtaACCGTAACCGGTTTTGAAATGATGCAGTTATGAAACGACTGCTGAAAAAGTCCTAAAAATAGAACcagacagacaaacatacaataaatatgtagataaaCCATACGATGCCCAGAATCGACGACCAACTTGTTAGAAAAAGCGAGATGAAGAAAATAAACCGAGTGATAGAATGAGAAAAAGTACCCGGAAAATAATAGAAAGGTTTTTTCTAAATACTTTTTACAcgcactttttttattttaatcatgATAACTGTCATTTTTAATGGTTCTTTATGATGACAGTATGGTATAAAAATCTCGCTCTAAAGTTAAAAACAGAAAATGTCGTGAATTTAttcatttgtaataaaaaattccCTCTATTTGTACAATTATCGAAACtgacattattatatattttattatagtttgaTATGCTGACAAATATATCAAAAGCAAAAAGGTAGGTTATTGTTTAAAACTACTCAAGAGTTTCAACAATCTGAAacgtataaaaaacttaaaagttccGTTATATCCGAGATATGGAAATAACACTAATTTAGTACAAAAACGATAGATCtgaaaaactgtaattttagtatctgtcatataaaaaaaacggataagtgcgagtcggactcgcccgccgagggtttactttttagtatttgttgttatagcggcaacagaaatacatcatctgtgaaaatttcaactgtctatcacggacacggtttatgagatacagcctgacagacggacagtgaagtcttagcaaagatagatataactccgtaatagatggatacagtctaaggaaaaaacgtgcctcgaaaatcaagaaaatttgattctcgttcagagggcgctactagctttggcctactgtcgtatagatggcgttgacggtttcgtttgttatttaacaattttaacgcatatcagtgaaagaacatgggtcaaaatcataataataattaatgcaaataaaaaaaatcatttatccatatttaaatacattttatcgtatttttataaatcttcatttttagttttaaagtgtgtcgacagatggcagtgaatttactggggttacaaaatttactatgacagtaccgctctagtataagttactctatggtcttagtaatagggtcccgtttttatcctatgggtacggaaccctaacaagagTTGAATTGATTGGATTTCCTTTTTCCCAGAAAGCTTATAATTAACTTATAATAGTAACCTTAATCTGCAAAAATTAGTGCTTTGAAAAGCCCCATACCCAAGCTTCGTTAACGTTAGCGTTTCGTGCGACCAAAaagtatttagaaaaaaaatatagtgtttaaaatgtaaaaaaatcggACAAAAATATTACCTCTTCGTTGTTAGCGTCGACCCACTGCAAAACATTGTTACATTagtcacaaataactattaattgtattataaaaaaaacaactaaaaaaaaaaacagttataaAAAACATTCCAAAAGCATTTCACGAGTGAGAGAAGCCAGTGAAAGATTATTTTTtcgtatattttattgatttgtaAACATATAACTCTCTAagcacaattatatgtgaagcTAAATACGGTATATCCCGATTTACACAAAACAAGAGTAATGTTTTGGAGATACGttacaacactaaattaaaagtgaatatattaaattattttaaaccgggtcactcacgtattattaagtcgaatagctcgacatgttgaAGACGTgccgtgtctccgtgaagacggtcctcgtaaattggaccgaaacatgtcgagctattcgacttaataatacgtgagtgacccggtttaaaataatttaatatgtttgagtctcacgggagttttatagttaaaagtgAATACTTCTGAAATTGCAAAAAACGATGGCATTTCAACATAAATCATCCTTTGttgctaaaaaaaaaaaacattcatagttattaataaaaacatattaaacacTATTTGCTATCAAAGGTGAAATTACAAATtaatcatcattaaaaaaaaagttgttctAAGTGTTATTTCTActatataaatttacaaaaaagaaGTATACACTTTTAaagcattattttttttctttaatgacaaccctattataataaataggGTGACCAAAGGCCTTGCATAATCGGGATATCCTTTTTAGAAAAAACCTCAAATCATACACACAATAGCGATAAGcattataatgattataataaaacacgttaaatatattaatatctgATTAAAATATCTCTCTACTTAACTAAAATAACTTCGATGattattattgaataaaaattGCAAACGTCAAAAAACTTTGTAGTAAAGGTTTTTGAGCCATTTTGAGCGAATCTGCTATTACTGtggaattattaattatttattcaataaatatttactgaCTGTATTACAGGGAATGTAGAATATCAAGAAGGACAACATTTCTCTCTATTTCCTATTTCTATGATAACTATTATAGtatgcatcttctcaaatgatttttttaaccaGACCCTAATTTGTTTAACataagcctttgttccttttgtgtgtgtgcgtggccattgttggcgctgatacacaatggtcgcgcgctcaccaacaatgggcacgcgcgcacataaaaggaacaaaggcttttgtttaacaaattagggtctttggttaaaaaaaatgatatgagAAGAttgcagtttataaaaaaataacataatatgtAGAAATAGGCACGAAACAActacacttaaaataaaacaaccccAGCCCCgtaataaagaaaaagtataaaatataataaaaatagtaaaaagaaACACTTGGAATGTCCTAGAAAAAGTAAGCTTAATAGTCACCGTAGTTGTGACCATACAAGTAATAAATTTACGTATATCTAAACAtcttaaaacattattatatgATTGGACTGTGATGATTTTGTAGTCATATTTCTTAAGCCAAAGACAAACCTTTTTCAATCGAATATCcaacaatatcaatattttACTCACCACACGAAAGCGATATcaattcaaaatttacaaaataatctttgccaaaaatataaaattttccatacaaacataaTTTACCTCTTGTGTTAGGGTGACCAAAATTCTAAATAGACCGAGACTATTCCTAAAGCGTAACTAATAGACATGGCGGTAATGGCTGTGTCtagttttattcagttttactCATATTGATAGTTTGACTGTAACTTTCCACTTTCCAGTATTTTATCCAAATTCTACACTTAATTTTAAGGAAAGGAAAAGTGACGGAAAGTGACCTAATAGAATATTATAGCCAATTTTTATGAAACTCGATTTTAACGGCTTTTACGAGTGATTACGAATAAACTTGATGGGCCCGATAACCGGAGATAATTCAGACGATTCTCTAGCCGCTctagtgaaatagttatttacgatacaagtgtggaaaagaggaaatttgaaacgagtggcgataaattaaaacacgaccgcagggagtgttttaaatcgacacgagttgcgaatgacctattcgcacgtgtatcgtacaatgttttacattacatatggccctttaaactttcgacatatgcacaaaaagtgctctttacgcactagtacTGTAAAACAAATTAAGAGCCATTTAGAGTAAAAATTGTGAGCGATAGTACAACGCTTAGACGTTAGAGGAGTTGCATAAGCTATAGGTACAGATTGATAACACCTACACTAATGTACTGTTAAATTTTTTGATCAAAAACGATTTCTACCCGCACAGTCTAAGCGTAGCCAACCCTAGCGTTGTTTCGCCGGCGCGTGCGGTCGACGACCCGCAAATTCAAGGTCAACTCACATTTATGTGTATTTCAAACTTGTACCTTTCGCTTTTTGTGACTATCTGTCTGttggtaatataaatatttgctcCGTAAGGGCCCTGAATATCACTCGTCTATTATATGTATCTAAAACGGTAGCCGTTTGGTTTTAaaaggtaccagggcctcagaAGTGTGTAGTGGCGAGACTACTCGGCTTCGACGCGGAGGTATTCTACCTTGGTGATCTTCTTGGGGTCGTTGGTGCCGGTCTCGAGGACCTCGACCTTCTGGTAGACGTTGGGGGAGTTGAGCCAGCGCGTGCGCTCGCCGACCTTGCCGCTGCCCCTCTTCCAGATTCTGTCAATGAATATTCATTTTAGTTTAAGAAAACGAAAATTTGACACACTGAATACCTAaatgggtaattttgaaaatggattTACGGCGATTTCAGGGAATTACCCGAATACACCTTGTGTTGTGAACATGTTTTTCAATATAGGAcacatcaagattgtttacctattatctaatgctaaaaaaacgaacatttcgtaattacgacagtcgtaAGCGTAAGTAAATTTGATGCAAACAGAACGATTACGTTTACGCAATGCTTGGTGCCCGGAACTTAACGTTTTTTACGttcgcttacgctccgtgtgTTGAGGGCCTAaaagttgtcattgtcatttagaatagaatagaatatttttattttacttaaaaatgtggTACAAGAGATGCATTTTCGCTACAGAACTCTTAAAACAACATACCCTTGTCGGTACAGTTCCTCTTCTTCAAGCAGATATCCCAGAGAGGACACGGCCGGCGGCACTTCCACATCGTTCTTGGGTTTCGGCACTTCgttctgaaaaataaaatattttcacattatACTAAACGAAAATAGCTTCCTGTTTAGAATagccaggcgtgtctcactccgcgatttcgtcacgtcgctacaagtacctgcggtcgcctcaattttgaggttttgccatagtaattgccgcacaccgctgtGGAACggacctagtactattataataTTCTGTGGAATAGCTACGATTAACAAATGTTAGaacagcataggttttacccgAGTCgagttttgttctatgagatcGGGACGGGACGGGTCGCTGGGGActggagacagacagacagacagacggacggacggacggacaacaaagtgatcccataagggttccgttttttccttttgaggtacggaaacctaaaaagttaGAGGAACGTTCTGTACCTTGATGAGCGGGTGGCGGTAGATGTACCCGGTGCGGAAGCCGGCGTTGTCCAGCATGCGCATGAGCGCCTCGAACTCCTCCCCGCCCACGCGCCACTTCCCGTCGCCGGCCGGCGCCGAGCGGGACTGCGAGTAGATCTGAAATCAAACGGTTATATTTAGTCATTTTTTCAATGCGACCAGCAGATGCAGGTCATCCTGAGGAACCTTTTTTGTTGGACTTCACAAGTAGCCTGCCTGGCGTGGTGGAAGGTCTCTTCGATAGACACCTGGTGTCAGTCCTCACCTTGTGCCTAGTCTCCTCATCCAGCAGATGCAGGTCATCCTGAGGAACAGCTACCAGGCGCAGCTGAACCTCATAAGCGGCAGTGATCTGCCTGGCGTGATGGAAGGCCTCTTCGATAGACACCTGGTGTCAGTCCTCACCTTGTGCCTAGTCTCCTCATCCGGCAGATGCAGGTCATTCTGAGGAACACCGGCCAGGCGCAGTTGGATCTCACAAGCGGTAGTCAGCAGCCTGGCGTGGTGGAATGCCTCTTCAATAGACACCTGTTGTCAGTCCTCACCTTGTGCCTAGTCTCCTCATCCAGCAGATGCAGGTCATCCTGAGGAACACCGGCCAGGCGCAGTTGGACCTCACAAGCGGCGGTCAGCTGCCTGGCGTGGTGGAAGGCCTCCTCGAGTGACGCTCCGCAGCAAAGGGCCCCGGCGCCGGTCAGCATGAGCACCTTGGCCGAGGGTCCGAGGGCGCGAACCATCTTCTCGTGCTCCTCGTTGTCCAAGAGACCTGAAAGAGTATGATATGAGATTTGCTGAAAGCATAGGTGAGATAAAGTATAACTGTTAATTGACAGTtcataaaccttattgcaaaagGCATAAGGGGTTCTCttccttttcgccgaaaattgtattgcagaatttcacttggcaaccaacttttcgccaaagtttcatttggccgaatttcatttcccaactttacataattaaacctaacctaacccaacctagtacgtcattttcgtttcgcaactatggggttgggaaatgaaatggttgcgaaataattatttggtaacgattggtttgtcaaatgaaactttggcgaaaagggAGTACAGcggcataaggtccaccaatGGACAGATAAGAGTGTCGCTGTTTATATATTCTCAAAACAAAGAGATCCTCCAGTCTTTTATCGATTCTATTAGTATCAGCCGGGCTAgaacatgattggcgcgagagtatctcgccgcgacatagactacccgtccccctttaattcatacagttagtaaaagacgggtagtctatgtcgcggcgagatactgttgcgccaatcatgtgctcggccaaCCAGGTGCAGACATATATTTCTATGGGCGCAGACAAGCTAACCGTATTATCTGTTATTTTATCGCAATCGAACCAGAAGTCATTCGGGTGCACgcgtttaagaggccgtagtcgattttggagcaaaaattttaaattgatagatttagtcgttgaaataatacacgttttgttacgtaatatctaaataacaagtattggtttctattagcacgtcttctcatcttgccttttaataatgaggtcgcgagcgtgcgtcaccggtaatatatgaaaagaaggggtagtttttaaaaattcatcaaaaatttatggtggtaaattaggtatacaaattgatgtacaagaatagtttcagcaaatgttgtagattgtttaagtatcaaaattacgttgaaattaagtcgattttcagagaaattgtcacttgtttttaagtaatttctggagaaaattgatttcgtctaactttcatttacactgcttcaaagtcataataataaaaatgtaatctgataaacgtcaagtacaggatatgtgtaatacaaaattaccatgtttagccgtccaaactttacgaaatttacaaataagagcgacaaaatcagtgctttacgcgcgtttacctaaacgtccatcagaaaagcaaacattactaatttagtgagtctgttttcaaaaaattgatctgataaaatgtaagataagaagacgtgctaatagaaaccagtacttgttatttcaattaggcaacaaaaggtgtacaatttcaccgactaaatctatcaattttacatttttgcgactaaaatcgacaccggcctcttaagcagTGCAAGGGTGCACACAGATTCGGTTGGTTTAGAAAAACTATAAGTTTCGATTCCAATGATCCGTTTGGCAAACCTAATGGTAACGAAGATGATGTTCCTGCATTATTGGCGCAGTCGATAGGACAGTATCAACCGACTTTCCGTCGATCCGACGTACTTCCCTACAAGTCGCATTTCTCCGCCGATTTTCGGGAAACTTTGTGACCAAGTTTatggaaaattttcaaaacgGCAGAGTCTCAAGTGTCCGCTAGGTATACAGCTAACAGACTCATAAGTAAATGCTTACCAGGTGGCACGCAGTGGTATACCAGGGGTCCCAATAGCGCGGCCTCGTGGGATAGGGAGTAGGCCGCGCCGGGTGCTGGCACCGGGAGAAGGCAGGGGGGCTGTGTGCACGTGCACGGAGCGTCGGTAGGGTACAACAGTATCCTGTATTCGCTTACCGGGCGGCACGCTGTGGTAGGCGAGCGGTCCCAGCAGCGCCGCCTCGTGGCCGAGCGGCAGCAGGCCGCGGCGGGAGCTGGACACGGCGAGCGCGCCCGGCGAGCGCACGTGCAGCACGCAGCGCAGGTCCGGCCGCGCCGCGTGCACCGACGCGTGCAGGGAGAAACCTGCAAAATATACACTTGTTACTAATTACCAAATGCTATCTAAAAGAACATTCCATAAACTGACAATGAAGTAGTGAGTAGAATTGTTGGGCACCATGCCTATCGTTTCGtgattcacaaaaaaaaaacactttgaTTGAGAGATTGCCTGTCTATCGAACAAAACAACGAAGTGGATTTCTGTTCAACTAGATTAGCTACCGATTAGCTGCATGGTACAGCACAGCAGTAAATATGTAGATGATTGCGGgcgttatttatcatttaataatTTTCAAGTTTGTTTTCAAAATTCTGGTCGGCTCACCTTCAACGTTCACGGGGAAGTTGGTGGTCCCCTGGTCCTGCACCACTCCCTGCATGTCGACCTTCACCAGCGAGGAGGCGGTGACCTCATGAGGGAGTAGCCCGCGAGGAGTGGTCAGGACTTGCTCTACGGCAGTGTTGAGACGGGCGGTGATTTGGCCGTTGATGCCGGCTGAAATAAAAACGGTATAAATTACACTTTGAGAAATAGGTACAGTCTCATAAGAGAAATCATAATGCCAATTGGCATTAACTGCTGGCAGGCCAGGCTCCAGGCTGCAGTTAACTGCTTGATGGAGTAAAAACGTAACTCCCATTGACTAAGGACAGGTCAGCAGGATACTAGCACAAGCTAAGGTCTAGGTTTTTAGGTTTCGGCCTATAAATTCGTCGAATACAAATAGTTCTCTGCAAAATATCTTGCAAAGCAAACTATTTTACACAGATAATGTCGTAAAAGTGAGCCACATTGCCCGAAGAATGCATAGCTGTTACGCGTAAAATGTGGTGTTCAAAAGTGGCAATCCCAGTCAGAAAAGCGCTCAGGATAGCGCAAGTCTAAGAATAAACAGTTGGGCGACTTCAAAGGGTTGCTGAGAACTTTGGGGATATCGAGTCCTTATTTAGTAGAGTGTGCGACTAAATAATGTTTCGGTGTCAATGTTGTAgatttattaattacttactcTGGGTCGACCAGACGGTAGCAAGCTGCCaatttgcagaaaacgaaaccgAAGCTCTTGATGCCGTTGATGGGCGCGCTTGGGATCCGTAGCGTGTTGTTAGGGACCTGGAGTCTACTTACTCCGAGTCCACCCGAGCAGGACCACCAGACGGTAGCAATAGCAAGCTGCCAACATGCAGCGGAATTTCTCGCCCTTCCGTAGCCAAATCCCTCAATGCCGTTGATGAGGAGCTCACAGGGCTCTGCAGGGTAAGAACAGAACTAGAACAGTCTACTTACTCTGGGTCCACCCGAACAGGTCCACCAGACGGTAGCAAGCCGCCAGCTTGCAGCGGAGGATCTTCTCGCCCTTCTCGTAGCCGAAGCCCTCGATGCCACGGATGTCGTTGATGGGAAGCACGCAGCTGGGGCTCTGAAACGTTtgatatcaatattagataatgCAATTCTCATTCAACTGCTCCCGATTAACTGGAACTGGATAACTTAAAACCTCCTCCTCGCAGTTCCTCGCGGAACATGAAGGACATGAGCTGCCACTGTGGCTGTCTTACCCTGAAGGTACCGGTGTGCAGCCTGCCGCCGACCATCTCCCGTATGCGCTGCAGCAGCGGCGCGTCGCCTCCTTCGTGCATCTGCTGGTCTAGCACCCGCTCCAGCTCCTCACGGAACAGTTTGGAGGACATGAGAGCTTCCACGCGCTTGCGGCGCTCCATTTCGCGGACATCCTGGGGGACAAAG
It encodes:
- the LOC134751982 gene encoding protein hu-li tai shao isoform X4, yielding MADTATEPLPNGNAAAEEEERLKQRPADIDADVREMERRKRVEALMSSKLFREELERVLDQQMHEGGDAPLLQRIREMVGGRLHTGTFRSPSCVLPINDIRGIEGFGYEKGEKILRCKLAACYRLVDLFGWTQTGINGQITARLNTAVEQVLTTPRGLLPHEVTASSLVKVDMQGVVQDQGTTNFPVNVEGFSLHASVHAARPDLRCVLHVRSPGALAVSSSRRGLLPLGHEAALLGPLAYHSVPPGLLDNEEHEKMVRALGPSAKVLMLTGAGALCCGASLEEAFHHARQLTAACEVQLRLAGVPQDDLHLLDEETRHKIYSQSRSAPAGDGKWRVGGEEFEALMRMLDNAGFRTGYIYRHPLIKNEVPKPKNDVEVPPAVSSLGYLLEEEELYRQGIWKRGSGKVGERTRWLNSPNVYQKVEVLETGTNDPKKITKWVQDGSPAHSSTPVKIDTLQFVPKNTNPKEFKALQQQIKDNRRADKISAGPQSHILEGVTWDEASKLVGEDAVNTHTGDHVVLMGAASKGIIQRGHQHNATMYSAPYARNPFEHVTDSDIDEYKRQVERRARPDYDTDLSESEAISAAQITSPASATETEEESRDEHRVLRIETKQVPVRSQPEVVLSDVDTTDFLHAERSHADRTRGEHTVNGDHSDAHQSTFSHSSKEGSPSKEVSTEETPKKDKKKKKGLRTPSFLKKKKEKKKDKAQPA
- the LOC134751982 gene encoding protein hu-li tai shao isoform X2 gives rise to the protein MADTATEPLPNGNAAAEEEERLKQRPADIDADVREMERRKRVEALMSSKLFREELERVLDQQMHEGGDAPLLQRIREMVGGRLHTGTFRSPSCVLPINDIRGIEGFGYEKGEKILRCKLAACYRLVDLFGWTQTGINGQITARLNTAVEQVLTTPRGLLPHEVTASSLVKVDMQGVVQDQGTTNFPVNVEGFSLHASVHAARPDLRCVLHVRSPGALAVSSSRRGLLPLGHEAALLGPLAYHSVPPGLLDNEEHEKMVRALGPSAKVLMLTGAGALCCGASLEEAFHHARQLTAACEVQLRLAGVPQDDLHLLDEETRHKIYSQSRSAPAGDGKWRVGGEEFEALMRMLDNAGFRTGYIYRHPLIKNEVPKPKNDVEVPPAVSSLGYLLEEEELYRQGIWKRGSGKVGERTRWLNSPNVYQKVEVLETGTNDPKKITKWVQDGSPAHSSTPVKIDTLQFVPKNTNPKEFKALQQQIKDNRRADKISAGPQSHILEGVTWDEASKLVGEDAVNTHTGDHVVLMGAASKGIIQRGHQHNATMYSAPYARNPFEHVTDSDIDEYKRQVERRARPDYDTDLSESEAISAAQITSPASATETEEESRDEHRVLRIETKQVPVRSQPEVVLSDGIENLKNRCTYLVNKAKGTLHRRPSKKTGKAFNRFSNGEHTVNGDHSDAHQSTFSHSSKEGSPSKEVSTEETPKKDKKKKKGLRTPSFLKKKKEKKKDKAQPA